From the genome of Flavobacterium ovatum, one region includes:
- a CDS encoding TonB-dependent receptor — protein sequence MRIKEKIKSNRKTSGFLMIVMLAFFCTNTAQAQEITVQGTVKSADDGMPIPGATVIVKGTTKGTVTNFDGEYAVKAKMGDMISVSYIGMITKNVPVTGKFLNVILKSSTLDLEEVVVIGYGTVKKKELTGAVSQLKADDIERFITPDLGSAMQGQIAGVNITANSGEPGEQSSIQIRGITSLSGSNTPLFVVDGIPQEGDPRLSTNEIETIDVLKDGASIAVYGTRGAGGVILITTKKGKEGAMKVDFGTTYGVQHLGQGIALMDSSQQMYFEVQQKKNYSAAFDPGPTRPEWLTNDNDLRNVILVNDAESKTYNLNVSGGTKNFTYNVVGGLFSADGVLVGSSFKRYNGRASTSYTTDHWKINTSIGFIMEDRDRATNNLITDAIRYKPYFPLIDGSSDTFYTEEGAGGVETPLNTLAQDLKRRDNERTDKINASLSVTRELTKELSFTSRVGANTSSQIRNIFRPKYTLVDLTTGSSSVDPLKSGVEAQASRLSVFSWDGTLNYKKKLGKHAIDAIATSAFEQRAYQEFYANRNGVISNEIEVLNNAGQDPGAYSGTNYVNKTASFLGRVQYNYDGKYLLSVLARRDGSSKFGSENRWATFPSISVAWNVSDEKFWQPLIGTVNNFKVRLSRGTVGNESFDPYQYSSVITGRRNYVFDPNDVTLTLGSAVVSYANPEVKWETSISNNVGIDLAFFKNKFTLTADYYVTKKEDMLFPVRLSGSTGVVNGQPQNVILNIGNMVNKGLEIGANYREKIGKSRFNLGLTVTRNTNEITKIVDGVDIIYNPNSQVLGDPATVFKVGREAAAFWLYQTDGTLKTDAEVTAYNNLTGGAPSQKGDLRFIDQLTVDSDGDGIADKGDGVLNDKDRVYSGSGLPDFEMGFNMSWNYKNFDMSMNWYASVGAEVINGTKADAYARFRHADLVNMWTVDNPTSNIPLAKVRTHRDASGISDLFLEDGSYLRLKLITLGYSLPKDVSTAMGISKLRFYVSGQNPLTFTKYSGFDPEIGGNNVAQRGLDLSRFPLTSLYSLGVNVTF from the coding sequence ATGAGAATAAAAGAAAAAATTAAGTCAAATAGAAAAACTTCGGGTTTTCTAATGATTGTTATGCTTGCGTTTTTCTGTACAAATACAGCTCAAGCACAAGAAATAACAGTACAAGGTACCGTTAAAAGCGCCGATGATGGGATGCCAATCCCTGGCGCCACAGTAATTGTTAAGGGTACTACAAAAGGAACTGTTACCAATTTTGATGGTGAATATGCTGTAAAAGCAAAAATGGGTGATATGATTTCTGTAAGTTATATTGGAATGATAACTAAAAATGTCCCTGTTACAGGTAAGTTTTTAAACGTTATTTTGAAATCAAGTACTTTGGATCTTGAAGAAGTAGTGGTCATAGGATATGGTACCGTTAAGAAAAAAGAATTAACAGGTGCAGTATCACAATTGAAAGCAGATGATATTGAACGCTTCATTACTCCCGATTTAGGTTCTGCAATGCAAGGGCAAATTGCAGGGGTAAATATTACTGCAAACTCTGGAGAGCCAGGAGAGCAATCGAGTATTCAAATTAGAGGTATCACTTCGCTATCGGGTTCAAATACACCACTGTTTGTAGTTGACGGGATCCCGCAAGAGGGAGATCCTCGTTTGAGTACCAATGAGATTGAAACGATTGATGTTTTGAAGGATGGAGCTTCTATAGCCGTTTACGGAACACGTGGAGCAGGAGGTGTTATCTTGATTACTACTAAGAAAGGTAAAGAAGGGGCAATGAAAGTTGATTTTGGAACTACCTACGGTGTACAACATCTTGGACAAGGGATAGCTTTGATGGATTCTTCTCAACAAATGTATTTTGAAGTACAACAAAAAAAGAATTACAGTGCAGCATTTGATCCAGGACCAACTCGACCAGAATGGTTGACTAATGATAATGATCTTAGAAATGTAATCTTAGTAAATGATGCAGAGAGCAAAACCTATAATTTGAATGTTTCTGGGGGTACAAAAAATTTCACTTACAATGTTGTAGGTGGTCTTTTTAGTGCAGATGGAGTGTTGGTAGGTTCTTCTTTTAAAAGATATAATGGTAGAGCAAGTACTTCTTATACTACAGACCATTGGAAAATTAATACCAGTATTGGTTTTATTATGGAGGATAGAGATAGAGCGACCAATAATTTAATTACTGACGCTATTCGTTACAAGCCTTATTTTCCTCTTATAGATGGAAGTTCGGATACTTTTTATACAGAAGAAGGAGCAGGTGGAGTAGAAACACCTTTGAATACCTTGGCACAAGATCTTAAACGTAGAGATAATGAAAGAACAGATAAAATTAATGCTAGTTTAAGTGTTACTAGAGAACTTACCAAAGAATTGAGTTTTACCTCAAGAGTAGGTGCAAATACCTCTAGTCAAATTAGAAATATATTTAGACCGAAATATACTTTGGTCGATTTGACAACTGGCTCATCATCTGTAGACCCTTTAAAAAGCGGAGTTGAAGCACAAGCGTCTAGATTAAGTGTTTTTAGTTGGGATGGTACTTTAAATTATAAAAAGAAATTAGGGAAACATGCCATTGATGCTATTGCAACTTCTGCTTTTGAGCAACGTGCTTACCAAGAATTTTATGCTAATAGAAACGGGGTTATCTCCAATGAAATTGAGGTACTTAATAATGCAGGTCAAGATCCAGGAGCCTACTCAGGTACTAATTATGTGAATAAAACAGCAAGTTTTCTTGGGAGAGTTCAATACAACTATGATGGTAAATATTTATTGTCAGTTTTGGCTCGTAGAGATGGTTCTAGTAAGTTTGGTAGTGAGAATCGTTGGGCGACATTTCCATCTATTTCTGTCGCTTGGAATGTATCTGATGAAAAATTTTGGCAACCTTTGATCGGAACGGTTAATAATTTTAAAGTTAGGTTGAGTCGAGGTACTGTAGGGAATGAAAGTTTTGATCCTTATCAATATTCTTCTGTAATAACAGGTCGTAGAAATTATGTTTTTGATCCAAATGATGTTACTCTAACTTTAGGATCTGCTGTAGTATCTTATGCAAATCCAGAAGTAAAATGGGAGACCTCTATTTCTAATAATGTAGGTATTGATCTTGCGTTTTTCAAGAACAAATTTACACTTACTGCAGATTATTATGTAACCAAAAAAGAAGATATGTTGTTTCCTGTGCGTTTATCTGGTTCTACTGGTGTAGTAAATGGGCAGCCACAAAATGTAATTCTGAATATTGGTAATATGGTCAATAAAGGTTTGGAGATAGGTGCAAATTACCGTGAAAAAATCGGAAAAAGTAGATTCAACTTAGGACTTACTGTTACCAGAAATACTAATGAAATCACAAAAATTGTTGATGGGGTTGATATTATATATAATCCTAATTCACAAGTGTTAGGTGATCCTGCTACTGTCTTTAAGGTAGGTCGTGAAGCAGCTGCTTTTTGGTTGTATCAAACAGATGGTACTTTAAAAACTGATGCAGAAGTAACTGCTTATAATAATTTGACTGGAGGGGCACCCTCTCAAAAAGGAGATTTAAGATTTATTGATCAGTTAACAGTTGACAGCGATGGAGACGGTATTGCAGATAAAGGAGATGGTGTTTTGAATGATAAAGATAGAGTGTATTCTGGTAGTGGATTGCCTGATTTTGAGATGGGATTCAATATGAGCTGGAATTACAAAAACTTTGATATGTCTATGAACTGGTATGCATCAGTAGGTGCCGAAGTAATCAATGGTACCAAAGCAGATGCTTATGCAAGATTTCGTCACGCTGATTTAGTAAATATGTGGACAGTGGATAATCCGACTTCTAATATTCCATTGGCTAAAGTAAGAACGCACAGAGATGCTAGTGGAATCTCAGATTTATTTTTAGAAGATGGATCTTACCTTAGATTAAAATTAATAACCTTAGGGTATTCATTGCCAAAAGACGTTTCAACGGCTATGGGTATTTCAAAACTAAGATTTTATGTATCAGGACAAAACCCATTGACTTTTACAAAATATAGTGGATTTGATCCAGAAATAGGTGGAAATAACGTAGCTCAAAGAGGTCTAGATTTATCAAGATTTCCATTGACATCACTATATTCATTAGGTGTAAATGTTACGTTTTAA
- a CDS encoding T9SS type A sorting domain-containing protein: MENFKREYPKRRFLSIRTAFFVLLFILQAATTEVFAQHTPFVITCGKTINESKIALDKGIYKMYVKVWIDTGASLLGFKTSINPVENVLTWEFKDVAKGQWVTLSKEFTVPSAVVNQTFSIEVLEDEYNGAGYGNFYVDDFYIEFISVLGTEDFNINEVAIFPSPTSELVNVNCPEGSVITVYNILGIAIQNIKHAQSSNTIQVSNLASGIYFVKVQLDSNQTIKKIVVK; this comes from the coding sequence ATGGAAAATTTTAAAAGAGAATATCCGAAAAGGCGTTTTTTATCGATTCGAACTGCGTTTTTTGTTTTGTTGTTTATTTTACAAGCCGCAACTACGGAGGTTTTTGCCCAACACACTCCTTTTGTAATCACTTGTGGGAAAACAATCAATGAATCGAAAATAGCTTTGGACAAAGGAATTTATAAAATGTATGTCAAAGTTTGGATTGATACAGGCGCCTCTTTATTAGGTTTTAAAACAAGTATAAATCCAGTGGAAAATGTACTCACTTGGGAATTTAAGGATGTTGCCAAAGGGCAGTGGGTGACTTTATCAAAGGAGTTTACAGTTCCCAGTGCAGTTGTAAATCAAACTTTTAGTATCGAGGTTTTGGAAGACGAATACAATGGAGCGGGTTATGGCAACTTTTATGTAGATGATTTTTATATCGAATTTATTTCCGTTTTGGGAACAGAAGATTTTAATATAAACGAGGTAGCTATTTTTCCTAGTCCAACCTCAGAATTAGTAAATGTTAATTGTCCCGAAGGAAGCGTAATTACAGTTTATAATATTTTAGGTATTGCTATCCAAAACATTAAACACGCACAAAGTAGTAACACAATTCAAGTTTCAAATTTAGCTTCAGGAATTTATTTTGTAAAAGTACAATTAGACAGCAATCAAACTATTAAAAAAATAGTGGTGAAATAA
- a CDS encoding RagB/SusD family nutrient uptake outer membrane protein, giving the protein MKKIVLILIVVLIGSMQSCTEYLEESNPNNLSTDTYWKTLDESESNLTSVYGGMLDSYILDLEREPYRCDISHPQTRGSGNVNLSWVPWYQQTVQFDDSDLQRRWESKYRVIWRSNQVIEGLNGMTDVLKANPRWKQQMGQARFFRGLMHFYLHSEFNQGKIIIRDKVPTTVAEYAKALSTSQEVMDFFRADLEYAYANLPPKMEPKTRADAGAAATILGTSYLYEGKPLLAKVYFNDIINNVKGDYGYALQQDVSKMFNGLADFNSESILEINYADNIQTEDNVFNEEGFTNRMARWTAPQGNNLETKKTLGGQNTMMPAAWLTWEYVNEPMDTKDVRNHTDGLLTGPMRTIPLRASQSIAVVNDEISLYYGYKAPQVTNFGGTFFSYLKKYTSHAIPGITTEFETGSSPQKSPRNFVVNRLSGVYLMQAECLAKTGDYAGAVKLINDIRKRWGLKLLGPTSTPTQDYDGQTYNNEATIMNHLMYKAYPLELAFEGFNTRFIDLRRWGVTAQRLSFLSTEVYSVKSYVYKTPTGGTASRNNSLLVKGPGNLQFTEFVESAAAWSAKDLGYFPIPQNETLNNSSIK; this is encoded by the coding sequence ATGAAAAAGATAGTTTTAATACTAATAGTTGTGTTGATTGGATCAATGCAATCGTGTACTGAATATTTGGAAGAATCCAATCCAAATAATTTATCAACAGATACCTACTGGAAGACTTTGGACGAATCTGAATCCAATTTAACTTCGGTTTACGGAGGAATGTTGGACAGCTATATTTTGGATTTGGAACGGGAGCCTTATCGTTGTGATATTTCTCATCCACAAACTAGAGGATCTGGAAATGTAAATTTATCATGGGTACCTTGGTACCAACAAACTGTTCAGTTTGATGACAGTGATTTACAAAGACGTTGGGAATCCAAGTACCGTGTGATTTGGAGATCCAATCAGGTGATTGAAGGGTTAAATGGTATGACTGATGTATTGAAAGCAAACCCACGTTGGAAACAACAAATGGGACAAGCTAGATTCTTTAGAGGATTAATGCATTTTTACCTGCATTCAGAGTTTAATCAAGGGAAAATAATCATTCGTGATAAAGTACCTACTACGGTTGCTGAGTATGCTAAGGCGCTTTCGACTTCACAAGAAGTAATGGATTTTTTTAGAGCTGATTTAGAATATGCTTATGCTAATTTACCTCCAAAAATGGAACCAAAAACAAGAGCTGATGCAGGAGCAGCAGCTACAATTTTAGGTACTAGTTACCTTTATGAAGGAAAACCTTTGCTTGCTAAAGTATATTTTAATGATATCATCAACAATGTGAAGGGAGATTATGGATACGCATTGCAACAAGATGTTTCTAAAATGTTCAATGGTTTAGCCGATTTTAATTCGGAATCTATTCTAGAAATTAATTATGCGGATAATATACAAACAGAAGACAATGTCTTTAATGAAGAAGGATTTACCAATAGAATGGCAAGATGGACTGCTCCTCAAGGAAACAATTTAGAAACAAAAAAGACTCTTGGCGGTCAAAACACGATGATGCCAGCAGCTTGGTTGACTTGGGAATATGTAAACGAACCTATGGATACCAAAGATGTTCGTAATCATACAGATGGTCTTCTAACAGGGCCAATGAGAACCATTCCATTAAGAGCATCCCAAAGTATCGCCGTTGTAAACGATGAAATATCTCTGTATTACGGATACAAAGCACCTCAAGTGACTAATTTTGGAGGAACCTTCTTTTCTTATTTGAAAAAATACACTAGTCATGCCATTCCTGGTATTACAACTGAATTTGAAACGGGAAGTTCACCTCAAAAATCGCCTAGAAATTTTGTCGTTAATCGTTTATCAGGAGTTTATTTGATGCAAGCCGAGTGTTTGGCAAAAACGGGAGATTATGCAGGTGCAGTAAAATTAATCAATGACATCCGCAAGCGTTGGGGACTGAAATTGTTAGGTCCTACTAGTACTCCTACACAAGACTATGATGGACAAACGTATAATAATGAAGCTACTATAATGAATCATTTGATGTACAAAGCATATCCTTTGGAATTGGCTTTTGAAGGTTTTAATACTAGATTTATCGATTTACGTCGTTGGGGAGTTACAGCTCAAAGATTAAGTTTTCTAAGTACAGAAGTTTACAGCGTAAAGAGTTATGTTTATAAAACGCCAACTGGTGGTACAGCAAGTAGAAACAATAGTTTATTAGTGAAAGGTCCGGGTAATTTGCAATTTACAGAGTTTGTTGAATCTGCAGCGGCTTGGTCAGCAAAAGATTTAGGCTATTTCCCAATACCACAAAACGAAACGCTTAATAATTCAAGTATTAAATAA
- a CDS encoding sulfatase produces MNKLIYIVTLFLGLSFGHAQNKKPNIVFILVDDLGYADVGFNGSTFYETPNLDKLAKESLVFDNSYTYPTCSPSRTAIFTGKQSFRTGVYTVPVLEKGTDQENIFSRWTVGREHPIYAEPLAKAGYKAIHLGKWHIVGPDPINELKMSYPLKEKLGQPDPGDYDWVALHKSKEVQQYYPEGRGFLKNVGGTFRGDPAFELGGYKSETKGYKAPFSNPFIEPKKGDEWLTDRLTDEALEFMEAHKNEPFMINLDFYAVHNPILARNQAMLDKYSKKEGDPITGQGLGKRRQTMVEYATMVESVDDNIQRVIDYLDKNNLRENTMIIVTSDNGQNEGPSTNKLLRDSKGYIYEGGIKVPTLVNWKGKVNARRTDVAISVLDFFPTFMDVAGIKDYKGILDGNSITPEFKKDTKFFAKRPIFLQVSSQYKHGACSVIRKKEFKLIEFLADGKLELYDLSKDPLEANNIAESNKKVTQKLLAELVKWRHSNHVPLPPNAVVE; encoded by the coding sequence ATGAATAAATTAATTTATATAGTAACTCTATTTCTTGGGCTGAGTTTCGGGCATGCACAAAATAAAAAACCTAATATCGTATTTATTTTGGTCGATGATTTGGGTTATGCTGACGTTGGGTTTAATGGGTCAACGTTTTATGAAACACCCAATTTAGATAAATTGGCCAAAGAGAGTTTAGTATTTGATAATTCCTATACATATCCCACCTGTTCACCATCAAGGACTGCTATTTTTACGGGTAAGCAATCTTTTAGAACGGGAGTCTATACCGTTCCTGTTTTAGAAAAAGGAACTGATCAAGAAAATATTTTTTCCCGTTGGACAGTAGGAAGAGAGCATCCAATCTATGCAGAACCTTTAGCTAAAGCCGGATACAAAGCAATCCATCTTGGGAAATGGCATATTGTTGGACCAGATCCAATAAATGAATTAAAGATGAGTTATCCTCTGAAAGAAAAACTAGGACAACCAGATCCAGGTGATTATGATTGGGTAGCACTTCATAAATCCAAAGAGGTACAGCAGTATTATCCAGAAGGAAGAGGTTTTTTGAAAAATGTTGGTGGTACTTTTAGAGGAGATCCTGCCTTTGAATTAGGAGGATATAAGAGTGAAACGAAAGGGTATAAAGCACCTTTTAGTAATCCTTTTATCGAACCTAAAAAAGGGGATGAATGGTTGACTGACCGATTGACCGATGAAGCACTTGAATTTATGGAAGCCCATAAAAACGAACCTTTCATGATAAACTTAGATTTTTATGCGGTACATAATCCCATATTAGCACGTAATCAAGCAATGTTGGATAAATATTCGAAGAAAGAAGGGGATCCAATCACGGGGCAAGGTTTAGGGAAAAGACGTCAAACGATGGTTGAATATGCCACTATGGTAGAGTCTGTAGATGATAATATTCAAAGAGTGATTGATTATTTGGATAAAAATAATTTAAGAGAAAACACGATGATTATCGTTACGTCTGATAATGGACAAAACGAAGGGCCTAGTACCAACAAACTTCTTAGAGATTCTAAAGGATATATTTATGAGGGTGGAATCAAGGTGCCTACACTAGTGAACTGGAAAGGGAAAGTAAATGCTAGGAGAACTGATGTTGCGATTTCGGTTTTAGATTTCTTCCCGACATTTATGGATGTTGCCGGAATTAAAGATTACAAAGGGATTTTGGACGGAAATTCAATTACACCTGAATTTAAAAAAGACACTAAGTTTTTTGCGAAACGCCCCATATTTTTGCAGGTATCTAGTCAGTACAAACACGGAGCTTGTTCAGTTATTAGAAAAAAAGAGTTCAAATTAATTGAGTTCTTGGCTGATGGAAAATTAGAGTTGTATGATCTATCCAAAGATCCATTAGAAGCTAATAATATTGCTGAATCTAATAAAAAGGTAACGCAAAAACTATTGGCAGAGTTGGTCAAATGGCGTCATTCAAACCATGTTCCTTTGCCTCCAAATGCGGTTGTTGAATAA
- a CDS encoding PQQ-binding-like beta-propeller repeat protein, giving the protein MKIKILFWLFVGCLFSILLGTVGNAQTSPNLLNGLYYGFEAGGQGWNTSQTTNWTFDASKPATGSYSLKFSSQPQTLSSKDVNYTISKIRTAVKNGKSFIVASSYEGTIVGLRYDGKKIWENKLSGFMNHDLWCEDITGDGIDEIFAANANGTLYCLNNDGTLKWQFKQNDAPMYAVCVVSKNNIPYVVCGGYDKNIYYLNADGTLKQTLASATYSVNTTFGGATAPNRVHIANFIRKVKKADGSDILAVLGTNNSMQVTGNMYLFDVLGTTVITPSVKVSSGKPVGEMRVVTINGASKILMGNSAHINDSAFLEFDPLNASTAQQAYDISSISNKVGGFGYRVSQPEIIPNGTSYQYFILFGNHIILMSLGQTIANAEILECPYSFNDMWKDPLTGNIIFASSQSGGSDIHIIDPSKPDWKLAYKNISSPGKIQKILDNTAAVNAKMNSFVKPSWERNPISINLLYENTIGLNTTLYNTPTFVSQFSTSHAQDGATWDRANLANLKYRDTRDSRRTYDWTEAQALSFIYSKTTANGVAYWGGHGNDPYMFSKQTSQKVIDNTSSVAGRKTVLIYPELGDDSADFEFVLNDLFYPLATYGQNKNLKLFVRSKNIFWQSSIYLPMWSRLLSGEFANVFVPSMEETTDKTMELSLAARMGVWASGAVDSWGARAVPDNASFDRMRQFSDQSLDNHFLRQLVYAAASGAQYYDNFTKPELFAKLLANGALFVPKRNELVSLSPVHLSMFEPDAHYLEEGSEAKWLTNFDQTFEDANPFVFSRMNGSWPGAPINDWDFSKFAGGMKERRLNFLPNYPNGMVLITPPQAGAKADLTAPRGLMKNKLHPLYQNILKEYYTDGHFYYAADGVTKYNANTYYQTIKTEIEAGAAKIPITVTGDVAWVVAQTAPRHLRLTLVDNGYINPDTRMATVKFNTVSPVKVVDVVDGKQFFQTGSTVSIDVPCGMFRFIDVELTNDL; this is encoded by the coding sequence ATGAAAATAAAAATACTTTTTTGGTTGTTTGTTGGATGCTTATTTTCCATTTTATTAGGAACTGTAGGTAATGCACAAACCAGTCCTAATTTATTAAACGGTCTTTACTACGGTTTTGAAGCCGGTGGTCAAGGCTGGAATACGTCTCAAACGACCAATTGGACTTTCGATGCTTCTAAACCAGCAACTGGAAGTTACAGTTTGAAATTTAGTTCACAACCCCAAACGCTAAGTAGCAAGGATGTTAATTATACCATATCGAAAATAAGAACGGCCGTTAAAAACGGAAAATCTTTTATAGTAGCCTCTTCTTATGAGGGAACCATTGTAGGACTACGCTATGACGGAAAGAAAATCTGGGAGAATAAATTGTCGGGTTTTATGAATCATGATCTTTGGTGTGAAGATATCACGGGTGATGGCATCGATGAGATTTTTGCAGCAAATGCCAACGGAACATTATATTGCTTGAACAATGATGGAACATTAAAATGGCAGTTTAAACAAAATGATGCGCCCATGTACGCGGTATGTGTAGTGAGTAAAAATAATATTCCTTATGTGGTATGCGGTGGTTATGATAAAAATATCTATTACCTAAACGCAGATGGAACATTGAAACAAACCTTGGCATCGGCAACCTATTCTGTAAATACTACTTTTGGTGGGGCGACTGCGCCAAACAGAGTTCATATCGCAAATTTTATTCGAAAAGTAAAAAAAGCCGATGGTTCTGATATTTTGGCTGTTTTGGGTACCAATAACAGTATGCAAGTTACCGGCAATATGTATTTATTTGATGTTTTAGGAACTACTGTGATTACACCTTCTGTCAAAGTAAGTTCTGGAAAACCTGTTGGTGAGATGCGAGTAGTAACTATAAATGGTGCTTCAAAAATTTTGATGGGTAATAGTGCTCACATCAATGACTCCGCTTTTCTTGAATTCGATCCTTTAAATGCATCTACGGCGCAACAAGCGTATGATATTTCGAGTATTAGTAATAAAGTAGGAGGTTTTGGCTATCGTGTATCGCAACCCGAAATTATTCCGAACGGAACTAGTTATCAATATTTCATATTATTTGGCAATCATATTATTTTAATGTCACTGGGTCAAACCATTGCCAATGCCGAAATTTTAGAATGTCCCTACTCTTTCAATGATATGTGGAAAGATCCGCTAACTGGGAATATTATTTTTGCCAGTAGCCAAAGCGGTGGTAGTGATATTCACATAATTGATCCCTCTAAACCAGATTGGAAATTGGCCTATAAAAACATCAGTTCGCCAGGGAAAATTCAAAAAATATTAGACAATACCGCTGCGGTAAATGCAAAGATGAACAGCTTTGTAAAACCAAGTTGGGAGCGCAATCCAATTTCTATTAATTTATTATATGAAAATACTATTGGTTTAAATACAACACTATACAATACGCCAACTTTTGTTTCTCAGTTTTCAACCTCACATGCACAAGACGGAGCGACTTGGGATAGAGCCAATTTAGCTAATTTAAAATACAGAGACACCAGAGATAGCCGTAGAACCTATGATTGGACAGAAGCTCAGGCTTTGAGTTTTATTTATTCTAAAACTACCGCAAATGGTGTTGCTTATTGGGGTGGTCATGGCAATGATCCTTATATGTTTAGTAAGCAAACGAGTCAAAAAGTTATTGATAACACCAGTTCGGTTGCAGGTCGAAAAACAGTTTTGATTTATCCTGAACTAGGAGATGATAGTGCTGATTTTGAATTTGTATTGAATGATTTGTTTTATCCATTAGCAACTTATGGACAAAATAAAAACTTAAAACTGTTTGTTCGTTCCAAAAATATATTTTGGCAAAGTAGTATTTACCTACCTATGTGGTCTCGGTTACTTTCGGGTGAATTTGCCAATGTTTTTGTCCCCTCAATGGAAGAGACAACTGATAAAACAATGGAGTTGAGTTTGGCGGCCAGAATGGGAGTTTGGGCTAGTGGTGCGGTTGATAGTTGGGGAGCAAGAGCGGTACCCGATAATGCGAGTTTTGACAGAATGAGGCAATTTTCGGACCAATCATTAGACAATCATTTTTTAAGACAATTAGTTTATGCAGCAGCCAGCGGCGCACAATATTATGACAATTTTACAAAGCCCGAATTGTTTGCAAAATTATTAGCCAATGGTGCTCTTTTTGTCCCAAAACGTAATGAATTGGTTAGTTTGTCTCCAGTGCATCTCAGCATGTTTGAACCTGACGCTCACTATTTAGAAGAAGGATCAGAAGCCAAATGGTTGACTAATTTTGACCAAACATTTGAAGACGCCAATCCTTTTGTTTTTAGTCGAATGAATGGAAGCTGGCCTGGTGCACCGATTAACGATTGGGATTTTTCAAAATTTGCAGGCGGTATGAAAGAACGCCGATTGAACTTTTTGCCCAATTACCCAAATGGAATGGTACTAATCACGCCACCACAAGCAGGAGCAAAGGCTGACTTAACAGCGCCTAGAGGTTTGATGAAAAACAAGCTACATCCTTTGTATCAAAATATTTTGAAAGAATATTATACTGATGGACATTTCTACTATGCCGCAGATGGTGTTACAAAATACAATGCCAACACCTACTATCAAACGATCAAAACAGAAATTGAAGCTGGTGCTGCCAAAATACCCATTACCGTAACAGGCGATGTGGCTTGGGTAGTGGCGCAAACCGCTCCAAGACATTTACGATTAACGTTGGTTGATAATGGTTATATCAATCCTGATACTCGCATGGCTACAGTGAAATTCAATACCGTAAGTCCCGTTAAAGTGGTGGATGTAGTTGACGGGAAACAATTTTTTCAGACAGGTTCAACGGTGAGTATTGATGTGCCTTGTGGAATGTTTCGCTTTATTGATGTCGAACTAACAAATGATTTGTAA
- a CDS encoding rhodanese-like domain-containing protein, giving the protein MAQNSIPNVLKKYNKETVPYIKINELNNSSYILLDSREPREYEVSHIPNAIFVGYDHFKPEKMSKLIKNRNTPIVVYCSIGVRSEQIGEKLQKLGYTNVHNLYGGIFEYKNNGGTVVNQNNKKTDSVHAYNKQWSVYLIKGIKIYE; this is encoded by the coding sequence TTGGCACAAAATAGCATTCCAAATGTATTGAAAAAGTACAACAAAGAAACAGTACCCTATATTAAAATAAATGAGTTAAATAACTCTAGCTACATTCTTCTGGATTCCAGAGAACCCAGAGAATACGAAGTAAGTCACATTCCAAATGCCATTTTTGTAGGCTATGATCATTTCAAACCCGAAAAGATGAGTAAATTAATCAAAAACCGAAATACGCCAATAGTCGTATATTGTTCTATTGGTGTGCGATCTGAACAAATTGGAGAAAAACTACAAAAACTAGGTTATACCAACGTTCATAATCTTTATGGTGGTATTTTTGAATATAAAAATAATGGAGGTACAGTTGTCAATCAAAACAATAAAAAAACAGACAGTGTTCATGCCTACAACAAACAATGGAGTGTTTATCTTATCAAAGGAATTAAAATATATGAATAA